The following DNA comes from Nicotiana sylvestris chromosome 10, ASM39365v2, whole genome shotgun sequence.
ATTTTGTTTGAGTTGTTATCTCAGTAGTTGCATTCCCTCTAGTCCCCTTGAAAGAGGAAAAGGGCCTAAGCCTGTTTAGTTCCATCTCCTTGAGTTTCAATTGGAATGCTAGGGGTTTACGTCCTAGGGTAAATCCCAAAGTCCTAAGTTTTCCTTTCAATCCAAGTCGAGGTAATAGTTTTTATGGTAGGGCTAACGAGATTTTTTTGCTTAAGGCTAGGTGTATAGATAGGTTTCCAGATCTCAAGATTAGTTTAATTTCTCTGGCgaggaataataaaaaaaactaggAATAGCTAATTCTAGatcaatatcaataaaaagcAGGTTCTAGGGCAAGTGAATTTGAAAGCAATCTCTTTTAAAGAGAGTTAGAAAAGCCAATCCAGTTATTTCCTTGCAGCCAGTGGATGAGAGTGCCCTTACATATAGTTCCAGGCCAGTTCCTGTTTAAGTTGGAGTTTCCTATGGAAAAGGAAAAATTGCCTATTCTTAAAGAGTTTCCATAACCAGGCCTAAGCGTGAACCTATCCAATTTCAGTGCCATATGAGTCAAGAGCTAGAGCAATAAAGTAGGGATTTTAGGAAAGCGGATTATCTTCTCGGGGAAGCGGTGCTCTCTTTCGCATAAGCCCTTTGTTAAGTAAGGTGATGGTGCTCTTTATCTGCTGCTTTCCCTCCTGGCAAGTGACTTAAAGAAAACAAGTGAAGTAAGCTCCCCCCGATACAAGCGAGCTAAGGGGCTTGAAGTTATCCCAATACCAGAGAGACACTTCACAGAGTGTGATACTAATGGTTAGGGGGATGGTAGTAACCCAACTGCAAGCACATGAACTCGCTATACCAATAGTTCTCTGCCCGCAACCCCAGCTCCTACTTCGAATGATAGAACGATTCGAAAGGGGCATACGTACGGCTTTGACTAAACGACTAACTAAGGCTAACGGAATAACAGAATCGGAAGCAGACGTAATCGAAAGAAAGCTTGGGCCGAATGGAAGGGGCTTGCAACGATGGAAGGCTTACGGGATAGGGGCATACTCATATAAAAAATTTCCTAACTAAACCAATTGGGGTGATAGACCCGCGAAGCAAAAGCATTTTTCCTAGCATTGAACCTTACTTCAAAGACTGGAAAGCTTACAACACAGGTAATAGAGCGAAGCCTTAGGATGATAAGCTGATTGAAGGCAGACTAAGAGCATTACCTACGAGGATTTATTAGAATGGCTCAAAGACTGATTCGGTCTTTTCCTCAAAGGCGGATACAATTGAATTAGCTTTGGACTACGAGAGAGCTAGACATCGGGGATGAAAGGTTTGTGAGGAAGAATCAATGGCCAATGGTTCTACAACTGTAACAACACTTACTGAAAAGACTATTCTATGACCAGCCGCCTACTTAATTATACTTCCGACATTAAGCAAGTTCCTTCTTCTGCAAATATGAGATAGACCGACAGCCGGTACGGGACTGTGGGAATAGCGAAAGACCGGATTCAAAGATATAGGCCAATCAAAAGGAAGATGGTGAAAGACCACCACAAAGAGACCCTCGCTCACGCCTTAGTCTTATTCGAAAACAAAAGCGAATGGACCTTCCTCAAGAAAAAAGCCAATCTGATTTCGGGGGGCACGTAGGCGGAGAAAGGATGGGAAACTATAAGGTCTcgtaggaaaaagaaaaaacgtaGGTAGGCTGCCACACGGAGTGAAGGTAACTAGCTAATTCCCCATGGTCTAGTAAACTAAGGTAGTAGTACAGACAAGGTTAATTCACTCTGGGATTGGTAGTCCCGTCTACTATGACGTCAGAATAATCATTATAATACGATGATAGCACCTGATTAGCAAGAAATTCCCTGCTCTCCTCTTAGCAATGATCTATCTAGGGCTACTTTCAAAACTGCGGATTCTGTAATACGACCCTATTCATGGGCATTCTCCGACTTAGAATCGAATTCATACCCGACAATCTACGATCTACCCAGCGCCTTAGTTTATGTTGAATAGGCATACCCTACTTCCAGCTAATTGTCAAATAAAGCTATCCGTGCTTTAATTCCTAGCTTGAAAGCATTCTTTAAAGCAAAAATTCCGGTAAATCAAGCCTGCGTAGAATAATTGACTTTTCCATGTGCAAGACCACAAAAAGTATTCCCCCCTAAAGCTCAGCTCTGCAAAGGCCTTTCGGAGATTgacctttctttctcttcttcccGGTCTGATCGGTCGAGCTCTCGTAATCGATCGCTCATATGTCCATTTCGTTCTGGCTAGCGCTCATCTCCAGCTTTGTTTTCAACCtttcatttaatatatcattccTGTATGCAATACCTCTTATTTAATCTTGCTATACATCCAAGCCTTCTCCCATCGGTAGTTGGAAGCAGAATTGAAACTGGATATAACTGAAGGAAAGGCTATATAGGTACGATAGGAGGGTACAGTTAAGCAGGTAAGCGAAGGCTCTCTCTCTCTATCGCTCTTTTGTCTTGTGTAAAGCCTTTCTGCCTatctattattttatttatctTTATTCAAAGTAAGCAGATCGAAAGCACGAAAAGGAATGTCTTAGCGTGCCCTTACTCTAATTCGAAATTCGTCTCTTTCTTTCTATTATAATTCCTCTCCCTTTATTCCTCGATCTGCTTGTAAATTCTTGGTGTAATACTCACTCGTAAATGATTGGTGTCAGAATTTCTCACTAATCAGGTGTGATCAGTCTCATCCGTGTAAGAATTAGGAATTCCTCTTCCAACTCGTCCCAGAATGGGCGTTATGGCAAAGAACAAGAAGAAAACTAAAGGAGAAATTTGTCCAATAGTAACAAAGGGTTCCTCCATAGGTTGACATCCGATCCAACCTAGTAGTAAGCAATCCGCCAAAAGCAACCAAAATATTCCTTGGTGAATCAGGTGAAAACTTAAACTACGTACATACATACTTTTAAAAAAGGGTAAAGCCAACAAACATATAAAAACTGGTGCTATTGCGGCTACACCTCCCGCTTTGTCAGTTATACTACGAAGAATGGCATGGATCGGTAGGAAATACCATTCTGGCACAATATGAGGTGGGGTAGATTAGCAGGTATATAATTGTCGGGATGCCCCAAAACATTAGGAGCATAAAAAATCCAAATGGAAAAAAAGATAGCAAAAGCTACCAAACCTACTAGATCCTTTACATAAAAAATAAGGGTAAGAAGCAATTTTATCCATCTCTGAATGTACACCCAATGAATTATTGGATCCATATTGATGCAATGCGTCCAGATGAAGAAAACTGGTGCCTACTAAAATAAAGGGGAGTAAATGATGAAGACTAAAAAAATGATTTAAGGTGGCATTGTCCATGGAGAAGCCACCCCAAAGCCAAGTCACTTTGGTATCTCCTACTACAGGTATGACGCTAGCTAAGCTTGTAATTACTGTAGCTCCCCAAAAGCTGATCTGACCCCAAGGTAGTACATATCCTATAAAAGATGTCACAATCATTAATAGTAAGATTACAACTCCGAGACACCGAACAAATTCCCTAGGACTGCTATAGCTGGCATGATATAGACCACAAAAAATATGAAGGTGAACCACAATGAAAAACATACTTGCCCCATTAACATGTATATAACGGAGCAACCAGCCCCCTTCAACATCTCTCATAATGTGTTCTATGCTGTTGAAAGCTAGATTTACATGAGGTGTGTAATGCATAGCTAAAAAATCGCTAGTCACTATCTGAATGACTAAACTAATACCAGCTAACGAACCGAACCCCCACCAATAACTAAGATTGCTCGGGGTTGGATAATCTCTCAAATGCTGATTAAGTGTGGAGGATATAGGTTGTTTAAGAAGAGAGAGTTGTTGGTTCCTTATAGtcatttatttctttattttttctatCGTGACAACTCTAGTTCCTCCACTTTTTAGCGTTCTGGGGCCCTACTATATATTCAAATTAGAGTACCCTTTCTTCCATTTCCGAAGGATAGAGGGGGTATACAGCGAAAAAAGTGTCAAAGGGGTCAGATCACCCTAGGTTACTGAAGAGTCATCCGACTTCTCGATGACCAAATAAGATAGGTTTTACCGCTTTCTCTTCTCTCTAGCACTCTCGGACTGATCATCTTGCTGCAACAAAGCAAGATTAGGAATGAATCTAATGGAAATTTTGGTCTCTGTCCGCTTGGAAGATTATTCTTTCCTCGTCGGTGAAAGAGGGCAAAAAATGTGTATGGGAGAAAGAATTCTAAAAGGAGAGAAGATTTCGTCCACCAAGCAGGACAGAGTGCGACCACTAAGCAATTGGGGGTTCTCGCTCATCtcttggggatccatctcatctGAAAACTTTTCCTCTTCCATTAGCATAGCTAAATTTGAATAGAATGAATCTGCCTCAGGATAAGTAAGCCCCCTTGCCTTGATTTAATTTGGCTTCACTTTGCCCTGAATCAATCAAAAAGCTTATTGATTTGATTCATCCCATTTCATTTATTTGGGCGAGAGGGAGGCTGTGAGTCACCTGGGCTACAGATTTTTCCGTTGGTTGATGCTCGAAATCATCTCTTGAAAAAAGGCCCTCGGGTCTAGACCCACAAATAATAGGAAGCGAGGCGAAGGTCCTTCATTAAAGGGGGAAAAATAGAGGTGGGGCTTTGTTTTGGGGGGGCCGCCTTGCGCAGCTTTAGAAAGGAGAGAATTTCAGAAAGTCATTCTCTCCAACCTTTTCTGTCTATCTTTAGAAGTAGGGCGAGAGAAAGTCAATATGATATTTGCGTTGGTTTTTCCAATGAAACTAAGCATTTTTCTTCTTTATCATTCGGAAGGCTCAGTCCCACACCCTGACTTCAATGATGGGAACAACCTCCGCACTCCGGCACTCCACTGAACAACAGTTATCCGCCTTACTATATTTAGAATAGTGGTCGATCCTTCGGGAGTTATATTCGTAACTTAATGTAATGTTATGTTCACGCGGTGATATTCTATCTTTCCAAGAGTACTACCCTGTACATAGTCTATGTCTGGGGAGCATACTTGACAGGAGATAGACACAGGTGGTAGAGGGGTCCCCCACTTCGATTCTCGTCCGGTTAGCATCTATGATCCTAGATAAGGTATTAGTCCGTTAGGTCTTTTCGGTCCGGAGCTGGCTGGTAATGGACCTACTTACCTTGCTTGTAGACCTGCTGCAGAGCTAACCTTTGTTCTATTGGTTTGGTGGTTGCTACCAAGACCATTTTTATGCCCATCAAAGGACCTCGAGATGCTATTCAACGAAAAAGGATACGAGAAATTTTTATCATATACAGAACGAGGGCGACCCGTGTAAATACATTGGTTTCTTATTCGTGCAAAGGAACTCTTTCTTGGCAACTTGGAAAACTTATAACGATGTTTGTCCTGCATATCACTAGGAAGAACGGGATCTTTACAAAGGGCTTTATAAAGCTTTCTTCTCAATTCATATTTAGCCGCGTGCAATCTACGTTTGTGATCTCGTATATTTCGCTTCTCCGAAATCTTACTGAGTTTTCCCCTCATCTTTTTGCAAAAAGTCGCTCCACGGTGGTAAAGTCTCATCTTCTGTGTTGGCCGAAGTTACATTAGTAACATTGAACCCTCGAATATGTTCGAAGATCTTGAAATGATCTTCCAGTTCGGGGGAGAATTTGCAAAATTCCGTTTCCATTGAGAATTGAATTGATCTTTCCCTTATTTCAAACGGAGAATCTAACAGAGACATTACTGTGGATACTCTTACCAAAAAATTAGACATTCCATACCCTCGGAGAGTGCTTTGTCGTGCTAGGTCACTGACATATCCTTTTTTGTCTTTATTTGACCCCAAGAACGGATTGGATCGAAAGGACTTTCCTGTTGAAGCCCTTTGTGTCTGTATTAATTTTTGACCGCACGGAATCTCCATAGCCAATTTTCCATTTTTGATAGAAGGTGCTGTCTTTGGTACTACTATTATTTTACACGATCTAGAAACTTCCATAACGTTGGCATGATTCGGCTTGAGCAACTGATCCTGACGTGATACATCTTCGTAATGAAAATAAAGTGGAAACATGAGTTTATCCATAATGAGTATTAGATTGAAGTACTCTTAAAGAAGACCGCCAACTCCTATCCCAAAGATAGAAAGCACCCGGTCCTCTTCTCTTGTGTCGAAGTGTAGTGTAGTGTGGTGAGGTTTTGCCTCACAGAAAGAGTGggagaaaaaaaggaagaatttCGAATCTAAAAATCAAAAGAGATTTTTTTCCCCAACGACAAAGGAACTTACGGGCGGGGCATTTTCGGGGACTAGCCCGCTTCCCATTACTCAATATGGAAATTTCTCGCACATAATTAAGGGAGCCATTGAAAGGTGACTAAAAACCAGAAATGGGGACTACCCGAGCTAATGATAGAGGCAAGAACACTTTCTGGCCAAGTCCCATTAATTGATCATAACGATATCGTGGAAATGCTGCACGGACCTATATATATAGGAACAAAAAAAGAATCACCTTGATACTAAACCAGATTGAGCCCGAGATCTTCTTGGAAATGGGAAGATCTAGGATAGGCGCCAACCTCCTGGAAAGAGCGATGTGCATAGACCAGGTGAGtagggatgcagctccgtggacCGCTCGTCGGGCCTGATAGGTGGTGGTATCACACCCTTCTCAAAGGAACCGTACGTGACACTCTCGCGTCATACGGCTCCGTCCCGGAAGCAGGACCTTCCCTTTCCTTTGACCAACGGGTCCTCAAACCTTTATGATTTCGTGCCGAACCTGGTCTCCATCTTCGAACTTCTCGTTCGATGAGACCCCAGGTCTCGCTGTTTCCGTTTTCTAGGTCACGCCTTAACCTCGTTAGAAAGCGGAGTTGGCTAGCTGCCGGCATATCTTTTACGTCACCGGCCACATAGTCCGCAGCGTCTTTCACTGCATCGCATTTGCCGGGGCTGAATCCCCTTTCTTGAGCGATCGCCTTCGCTCGTTGGCAGAACGCCTTGATGCGTGCGTCTAGTTTGTTGGGGTGACACTCCGCTTCTTTATACTCTTTGGAGGCGAGAAACTCCCCTTCCCTTCTCCTTTCTTACTCTTCCGAGGATGGTTCAGGGGGAGCCGGTTCCGCCTCCGGCTGAGGAGGGAAATTTCAATCGATACGCGGTAGCTTCGACGAGCTGGGACGTGGAAGTGAAAACCCTAAATTTTAAACCCTACCCTTCTTTGCTACTCACTATCTAAGGATCAAATCCGAAGTCGGTtctcaaggcccaaaatctcggAGATTGAATACCCCGATGTTCCAAGTAACTAGCTTGGCTGGTGATGCTTCACCCACTTGCACGCTTCCTTGCAAGCATGAAATCCTTAGTTCGCCCGCTATTACACGGGACAGTGTACTCTTATCGCTAACCCCGAGAGAGGATATACTCTAACAGCCAACTGACTCATTATCCCAGGCCGCAATGATTAAGAAATAGCAATGTACGAAGTGCTGAGCGTACCTTCCGCTCAAGAACAAGAAATGGAGCTATTAAGTTAAGGTGCCGCTTTCCTTTTTCTAGCTCTTCTTTGGGTTCCCTATCGATGAGTGTATGCCTTCGTCGAAGAAAGAATGGGAATCACAAGAAATTTTCATAGACCTAGGTTTAATTACATCAATGAATCATTTGAGAACGAATTTAGCGAGACTAATCTAATCTTATTCAACCTTAGATGGGAATTAGGGCGAAGCCTGGGGTGGTCTCTACCTTCTTCACACGCGGCACACCAACTTGAAGTCTGATTTGAAAATCTCTCTCTACCTTCAGAAAACTTCTCGCGCCCTTCTCGTAGTTTTGACTTGCTCTTAGGCTACCGTTGACCGGCTTCGCGAGACCATTTCGGTCTACACACACATGGCTAAGCGCTATTGGGCGGAGCTTTCTCAATCCAAGCTAACTAatagaagaaaagagaagaaaggaagatCTTATAAGAGACTCACCCCATCTTTACATAAGCAATTTCTTGAACGGAAAAAATAGATGCTTTCATGGACTACTTTGACTTTAGGGATTTGCTTCATCATTAGCTAAAGAAGAGAGAGAAGGGGGAAGCTTAGTCTAATTGTCCGAAGTGATTCTTTCTTGATTGGATGCCAGCTTTCTCTTAATTCCTATCGTGCACTTACATACAAATCTATAGGTAGTTCATCTCCTTCTAAGAAAAATATCCAAAGTTTTCATTTTTGATCGAATTCCGTCTAGTAAGCCTCGAGATCTTACAGATGCTGTTGAGAATCGTCATTAACCAATCATGTATCGGACGCACCATCCCTTGAAGTAAGTAAAGGGCGCAAAGATGCGGATTTGACCCGCaccctctttctttttctttaaataaAGAAAGTGGTGGCTAGATTCGCGTTCCCTTTCCAGACTATCAAGGATTTCAAAGATCTTTCATACTGTGCCCAATCCCGAAATTGGTTCTATACATATGACCAGCAACGAGAAAAATAAATGCAATAGCTAAATGGCGATGGGCAATATCAGTCAGCCACAGACCCCCAGTTACAGGATCTAATCCTCCACGAAAAGTAAGAAATTCCGCATATTTTGACCAATTCAAGGTGAAAAATGGGGTTGCTCCCTCGGCAAACTGGGATAAAGTTGAGCCAAAAGATCTAGCTGAGCCAAGTCACCCTATAAGAGAAAACCGCGCAACCAAAGTAGCCCTTACTATACAAGGGGGGCGGAGCGCTAAGAAAGAGAAAGCGTTATCACTATACGAAATGAAGCAGCGGCTAGCACGCTAAGCTAAGATCAACCAATATTCGAACACAGAGCCTTTCTTTCTCGGTCGTCTGTCTTAATAAGTGGATTCCGATTCATGCAGTAGTTCTCTGCTACATTGGTCTTTTCACTCCCCACTCTCCACTATAACAAAATGTTTCCACTATATCTCAGGAGTAGTCAAAGGAAGTATGGCCTGTCCGAGTAGGAAGAAATTTACTAAGAAGTAGGGCATACAACAATGGATCAATTCATTCAACAAGATCTATTCGGATCAGACCAGGATGAGTGGGATTGGCCTGACCTCTCGCTCGGATGTAAGACTCCCGCCGCTGACAGATGTCCCATGCCACCTTTCATGAACAACTATGCCTGAGAATGAATTGTGATATAGCGCCGAATAAGCCTCCGCTCTATTCCCGACTCGAAATCCATAAAGGACTTTAAAGGAGATAAAATAGGGGGCCCTATACCATACACCCTACTGCCTTGGGACAGCTGCACTTTACATCATAGCAGCATGACCAAATGGAGGTGGAAAGCCCTTGTATAGGTTGGGTGCTAGCTAGCGCCTTCCTTATACTAATATAAAATGTTGGGCCTTCCCCTTATTTATTAGTATTAGGCAAGTTGCTCGAGGCCTTCTACTGGGAATGAAAGTTCCCTATTATAGGATCCCTAGTAAAGCCAATTTAATGATGGCCGCTTATCTGAGTAAGAAGACGATGGCTCCTATTATTGGTGAGCGATCTCCTCTACACGTTATCTTTGGGCGTTTTACTCTCTTTCAAAGAGATGACTATTCAAACCTCAGAGTATTCGGATGCACGTGCTTTGTTAAAATGCCATCTCCTGCACAAGACAAACTGAGCCCTACATCTCACTCTATGTGTTTTCTTGAGTGAGGTTGGGGTACCCCTCTCTCAAAAGGGCTACAAGTGTTAATGATCCTTCTACACGACGATTCCACCTTTCTCGACATGTCACCTTTTTCGAACATGTTCCTTACTACGGAGCTCGGGGCTTTGCGATTCCCTGTGATGGTGGGCCATTATGTTCCCTTGTCTCCCCTTAGAGGGGAGGGGTGGAACTATTGAGGAGTTTATGTGAGACAACATCAGAATTCTTCGATTTAATAGAGTCAGCAAGATCCGGGTGACCAGAGTGATCATCAGCTTGATCAACTTAAGGGGAAGTTTCATAGGTTTGTGAAGACAGATTCTCGTCAGTCAGTTTTCAGAGCTGAGCCAACTGATTCAGTGGTCTCCCTCTCTCCCGATACTTCGAACCAAGACTCTTCTTCGGACTTAGGTTCTCTAGCTTCTATTCTCGGGGTACGTAGATCCACTTGTCTTCATTTTCCTATTCATAGGTTTGTATCAACTAAGTCTCTGTCTACTTCCCACGAGTCTTCTTTGAAATTTCATCCATCTTTTCTAACCTGATACCTTTGCAGAGGCCATATCTCAACCCTACTGGTAGCTCTATGAAGAAAGAGATCGTAGCACTAGAATGGTTTGCTAGTTGGGATTGAGTCTCTTTTCCTCTAGGGAAATCAATAGTGGGCTACAAGTGGGTCTATAAAGTCAACAAAAAGCTGATGGAGCTGTTGAGGGGTTGAAGGCTAGATTGGTGGCAAAGTATACACATAATAGTATTGAGTCGAACCCCTTTAGAGATAAGGGAAAGATTTGCCCCAGCTTGGCGAATCGCATCCCCGCGCAATGAATTGCATGGCCAACCTCCTGATTGTCTTCTTATCATTTTCCGTTGCATGTTTAGGATACAATTGGTGTTCAATATATTCCCTTATGTTAGTAAACCATGGTTTACCATTGGGTGCCCTTTCAATGGACAAAATATCACTATTGAACATGCCGGGAATCAACTCAAAAATTTCTATTAGGTTGTAATACACCGGGCTGCTTCTTTGTTCTATCATGATTGGGCGGACTTTCCCTCAGGAATGTTTATCATGAAGGCTAGTGTTTCCAATGCATCCACGAACTTATTTTTTCTCTGGGTAGTGGAGAGAAACTAATTTTCTTAAATTGCTCAGTGAGCTTTTCAAGATAAGCATGGTATGTCAAAagtttttcatattttgtttttaatttcttttgagttTGGCAGATGATAAGCGTCGAATACCTAAATACTTCGATTTCTTATATTCCAGGGTCAAGGCAGTCTTTAATCCATGGATACATGCTTCATCTTCTGTGGTATTCTTAGTTTCTTAAAAGTTCTGCTTAATGGCAATGGGGGTGTGCGATTCATCAGGTGCAATCAGCAATGCCCCTACTTCGTACCCATTTTGATTAGTCGTGCCATCAAAGTCAAATTTCCATGCCCTCCTCTTCTGTGATAGCTATTTCCTCATCTGGGAAGTAATCCTTAAACTCATGTTCCTCCTTGATAAGGTTCAAGGTGTTCTGCTATCGCCCTTCCTTTTTGGTTACATACGTGATGTCGAATTCAGACAGAAGCAGTAACCATCTTGCGATCCTTCCTATTATGTTAAGGCGGGGTTCTCGAACAAATACATTTTTTGTAGGTCCATGGAAGCTATTAAATGTACTGGGTAAGACAGCATGTAATGCCTCAATTTTCGCCTTACCCAAACCAAAGCCAAATAGGTTTTCTCCAAATTGGTATACCTGGCCTTGTAGTCAGTCATTTTCTTACGTTGGTAGTATATGTCCCTTTACTTCCATCTATTTTCATCGTATTAAGCCAACATAGACCCC
Coding sequences within:
- the LOC104212093 gene encoding large ribosomal subunit protein uL5m, whose protein sequence is MDKLMFPLYFHYEDVSRQDQLLKPNHANVMEVSRSCKIIVVPKTAPSIKNGKLAMEIPCGQKLIQTQRASTGKSFRSNPFLGSNKDKKGYVSDLARQSTLRGYGMSNFLVRVSTVMSLLDSPFEIRERSIQFSMETEFCKFSPELEDHFKIFEHIRGFNVTNVTSANTEDETLPPWSDFLQKDEGKTQ